The following are from one region of the Chloracidobacterium sp. genome:
- a CDS encoding inorganic phosphate transporter: MEGQTAALSLVVLIIFIALVFDYVNGFHDAANSIATVVATRVLSPGVAVVWAAFFNFIAFIVFGTAVAKTIGGDMVNIAVIPGNDQLFVLLAGVLGATIWNIITWWLGLPTSSSHALVGAYAGSAIASYIWHFGLNNVETVLKASGWIKTLSFIVLSPLIGMLLGFAFMVAVYWIFHKVSINKVDRGFRVGQLFSAAAYSLGHGGNDAQKTMGIITIVLVAGGFLQMAPGGKLPDVPLWVVLSAHAAIALGTLSGGWRIVKTMGTKIVKLQPVGGFCAETAGAITLFGATAAGIPVSTTHTITGSIVGVGTAKRFSAVKWGVAGRIVWAWVLTIPMAGLIAAASYGIILIIEKLTGHI; encoded by the coding sequence ATGGAAGGACAAACGGCAGCTCTGAGTCTCGTGGTGCTGATAATCTTTATCGCACTGGTCTTCGACTACGTAAACGGATTTCACGACGCCGCCAATTCGATCGCAACGGTCGTTGCTACACGCGTGCTCTCGCCGGGCGTTGCGGTTGTGTGGGCTGCGTTTTTCAATTTCATCGCCTTTATTGTCTTTGGAACTGCCGTTGCCAAGACCATCGGCGGCGACATGGTCAATATCGCCGTTATACCAGGTAATGATCAGCTTTTTGTTCTCCTCGCGGGGGTTTTAGGGGCAACGATATGGAACATCATTACCTGGTGGCTCGGGCTTCCGACTTCTAGTTCGCATGCGCTCGTCGGAGCTTATGCAGGTTCGGCCATCGCGTCGTACATTTGGCATTTTGGTCTCAATAACGTCGAGACGGTATTGAAAGCCTCAGGATGGATAAAAACCCTGAGCTTTATCGTCTTGTCCCCGCTCATCGGGATGCTGCTCGGGTTTGCCTTTATGGTTGCGGTTTATTGGATCTTTCATAAGGTCTCGATAAACAAGGTCGATCGGGGCTTTCGCGTTGGTCAATTGTTTTCGGCGGCCGCATATTCCCTCGGGCATGGCGGCAACGATGCGCAAAAGACAATGGGCATAATCACGATCGTCTTGGTTGCCGGAGGTTTTCTTCAAATGGCTCCCGGCGGCAAATTGCCCGATGTGCCGCTTTGGGTCGTACTTTCGGCACATGCGGCGATCGCGCTTGGAACACTTTCGGGCGGATGGCGGATCGTCAAAACGATGGGAACAAAGATCGTGAAATTGCAGCCCGTCGGAGGATTTTGCGCAGAGACCGCGGGTGCGATCACACTGTTCGGTGCGACCGCCGCCGGAATTCCCGTTTCAACCACACATACCATTACCGGATCTATCGTTGGGGTTGGCACGGCAAAGCGATTCTCGGCGGTCAAATGGGGCGTTGCGGGGCGGATCGTTTGGGCCTGGGTTCTCACGATCCCGATGGCCGGGCTGATCGCGGCCGCCTCATATGGGATCATCCTGATCATCGAAAAATTAACAGGTCACATATAG
- the nadA gene encoding quinolinate synthase NadA, which yields MSAVTTRSAVLEDYLVMSDAEIAARIEEARRILGKRVVILGHHYQRDDVIRHADLTGDSYQLSVMASQTEAEYIVFCGVHFMAESADVVGKDFQRVILPDLGAGCSMADMASIDQVEDAWEQLRDIGVLKNKVAPITYMNSTAAIKAFCGRNEGVVCTSSNAVPLFDIYLKEFDKMFFFPDQHLGRNTGAKFGIPLDKMALWNPHEELGGNTEEQLHDAKLILWRGHCSVHGRFKPWHVDKIRQEVPGVKVLVHPECTREVVEVSDLDGSTSFIIKTVENSPPGSKWAIGTEVNLVNRLAQRFPDKEIHLLAPDLCMCATMYRIAPQNLAWAVENLIDGVVVNEIVVDDETRHFAKVALDRMIELTETRK from the coding sequence ATGTCAGCGGTAACGACGCGATCAGCGGTTCTGGAAGATTACTTGGTAATGTCCGATGCGGAGATCGCAGCTCGGATCGAGGAGGCACGCCGCATCCTCGGTAAACGTGTCGTGATACTCGGGCATCATTACCAGCGTGACGACGTGATCAGGCACGCTGACCTGACCGGCGATTCTTACCAATTGTCCGTGATGGCCTCGCAGACCGAAGCCGAGTACATCGTCTTCTGCGGCGTTCATTTTATGGCCGAGTCGGCCGATGTGGTCGGTAAGGATTTTCAGCGGGTGATCTTGCCGGACCTCGGAGCGGGATGTTCGATGGCCGACATGGCATCGATCGATCAGGTCGAAGATGCCTGGGAGCAGCTTCGCGACATCGGCGTGCTCAAAAACAAGGTTGCCCCGATAACCTATATGAATTCGACCGCAGCGATCAAGGCATTCTGCGGCCGTAACGAGGGTGTTGTCTGCACATCTTCGAATGCCGTTCCGCTTTTCGACATTTATCTCAAAGAGTTCGACAAAATGTTCTTCTTTCCAGATCAGCATTTGGGACGAAATACCGGTGCTAAGTTCGGAATTCCGCTCGATAAGATGGCGCTCTGGAACCCGCACGAAGAACTCGGCGGCAATACCGAAGAACAGCTCCACGATGCAAAGCTGATACTTTGGCGGGGCCATTGCTCGGTCCACGGCCGGTTCAAGCCATGGCATGTCGATAAGATACGCCAGGAGGTTCCGGGCGTTAAGGTGCTCGTCCACCCCGAATGCACACGCGAAGTGGTCGAGGTGAGCGACCTTGACGGTTCGACAAGTTTCATAATCAAGACGGTCGAGAATTCCCCTCCCGGTTCGAAATGGGCGATCGGCACGGAAGTAAATCTCGTCAATCGGCTAGCCCAGCGGTTTCCCGACAAAGAGATCCACCTGCTCGCGCCCGATCTCTGCATGTGTGCGACAATGTATCGGATCGCTCCGCAAAATCTGGCGTGGGCGGTCGAAAACCTCATCGACGGCGTCGTCGTCAATGAGATCGTCGTCGACGACGAAACCAGGCACTTTGCAAAGGTCGCCCTCGATCGGATGATCGAGTTAACAGAAACGAGGAAATAG
- a CDS encoding ferredoxin: MAQIKNRLPENAPGKFYVDRECIDCDVCRDTAPANFTRNDDNGYSYVLRQPNSPEETALCLEAMLACPVEAIGDDAAESAAAR, translated from the coding sequence ATGGCCCAGATCAAGAACAGATTACCCGAGAACGCTCCCGGCAAATTCTACGTCGATCGCGAATGCATCGACTGCGACGTTTGCCGCGATACTGCCCCAGCCAATTTCACCCGCAATGACGACAACGGTTATTCATACGTTCTTCGTCAGCCGAATTCCCCCGAAGAGACGGCGTTATGTCTTGAAGCAATGCTCGCATGTCCGGTCGAAGCGATCGGCGACGACGCCGCAGAATCCGCTGCTGCCCGGTAA
- a CDS encoding YbaY family lipoprotein — MKTRILMGLILLLGISAVSNGQTPWLDRPLTTNWNNGNGNVPSAPRNASPIEGKCQEQIRAPESLADRAITRAGWSLFGATQSYGAVTVVMAMASVDGMCRPNQYNGFVFVNNRFAGTLAPAPVNSRTDGALGRVILNNQRELIAEFARYTSNDALCCPSQSSLVSYSISTGTRPILKADDVSTTAVCQTNETPEVPENAVTGTVTYRQRSALPPTAVLNIKLIDVSRADAPSTTIAEENIETAGKQVPIPFQLEYEARQIRERNRYAVRAEISDGGRLLFTTDTNYPVITQGNPKTVELTLVPVGSGTGPGRGSGVISGTVTYLQRIALPPNSEVTVRLMDSAEPEGTPVAETTFAVTTRQVPLPFELRYEQRDINRQKEYELQAEIRTEGTVRFRTERGQPVTLRGAPTANIALVLVPAASTPEVITGKSLNASKFGTGSMQIEGRGAELVVRGNVTIRTDGTATVSISRLNGTINFTGKLVAFDANSARITVESSGDADASGEIEIRYSGRSLNSITGNALILDGQNVTLRF; from the coding sequence ATGAAAACACGAATTTTAATGGGGCTGATACTGCTATTGGGAATTTCTGCGGTGTCAAACGGACAGACGCCTTGGCTCGACAGGCCGCTAACTACGAATTGGAATAACGGAAACGGAAACGTGCCATCGGCGCCGAGAAATGCGTCGCCGATCGAAGGAAAATGCCAGGAGCAGATCCGCGCGCCCGAATCATTGGCGGATCGGGCGATCACGCGAGCGGGCTGGTCATTATTCGGAGCCACTCAGTCGTACGGTGCTGTCACGGTCGTGATGGCAATGGCGAGCGTGGACGGGATGTGCAGGCCGAATCAATACAACGGGTTCGTTTTTGTCAACAACCGCTTTGCCGGGACGCTTGCGCCCGCTCCGGTCAACTCGCGAACCGATGGCGCCCTCGGGCGGGTCATTCTGAATAACCAAAGGGAGTTGATCGCCGAATTTGCACGCTACACATCGAACGACGCTCTTTGCTGCCCTTCGCAATCGAGCCTTGTCTCTTATTCGATCTCGACCGGAACGAGGCCGATCCTAAAGGCCGACGATGTATCGACCACTGCTGTCTGCCAAACAAATGAAACGCCGGAAGTCCCGGAAAATGCGGTCACCGGCACGGTCACCTATCGGCAGCGAAGCGCACTTCCTCCGACCGCGGTACTCAATATAAAGCTGATCGATGTTTCGAGGGCAGATGCCCCTTCAACGACGATCGCCGAGGAGAACATCGAAACCGCAGGCAAACAGGTTCCGATCCCGTTTCAGCTCGAATATGAAGCACGTCAGATCCGCGAGCGGAATCGATATGCGGTCAGGGCCGAGATCAGCGACGGCGGCAGACTTCTGTTTACGACCGACACGAATTATCCGGTGATCACGCAGGGAAACCCGAAGACCGTCGAACTGACGCTGGTACCTGTGGGCAGCGGTACTGGCCCGGGTCGAGGTTCGGGCGTGATAAGCGGAACGGTGACCTATCTTCAGCGGATAGCATTACCGCCAAACTCAGAGGTGACCGTCAGGCTGATGGATTCTGCTGAACCCGAGGGAACTCCTGTCGCCGAAACGACCTTTGCCGTGACGACCCGGCAGGTCCCGCTGCCGTTCGAACTGCGATACGAGCAGCGCGACATCAATCGGCAGAAAGAGTATGAGCTTCAGGCCGAGATACGAACTGAAGGCACTGTCCGATTTCGGACCGAGCGCGGTCAGCCCGTCACGCTCCGCGGGGCACCGACGGCAAATATCGCTCTCGTTCTGGTACCGGCAGCTTCGACGCCCGAGGTCATAACAGGCAAGAGCCTGAATGCTTCCAAGTTTGGCACGGGTTCGATGCAGATCGAGGGCCGCGGTGCCGAACTGGTCGTTCGCGGGAACGTGACCATCCGAACGGATGGCACGGCGACCGTTTCGATCAGCCGGCTGAACGGTACGATCAATTTCACCGGCAAATTGGTAGCGTTCGACGCAAATTCGGCTCGAATTACGGTCGAAAGTTCAGGTGATGCTGATGCGAGCGGCGAGATCGAGATCCGCTACAGCGGCAGATCGTTGAACTCGATCACCGGCAATGCGCTCATCCTCGACGGGCAAAACGTGACGCTTCGGTTTTAG
- a CDS encoding Rieske 2Fe-2S domain-containing protein, with amino-acid sequence MGKSRENKRKPPREGRTITVGRAESVPVGRGATVKMKDGSEIALFNVGGQFHAIENFCPHKGYPIADSRLYGNIVECEHHGWRFDVRNGECYTKAGCSLERFDVAIEDGWIRITI; translated from the coding sequence ATGGGAAAGTCGAGGGAAAACAAGCGAAAGCCGCCCCGCGAAGGGCGCACGATCACCGTCGGACGGGCCGAATCGGTACCTGTCGGCCGCGGCGCGACCGTAAAAATGAAAGACGGCAGCGAGATCGCATTGTTCAATGTTGGTGGGCAATTTCACGCGATCGAGAATTTTTGCCCTCATAAAGGATACCCGATCGCTGATTCGCGCCTTTACGGAAACATAGTCGAATGCGAACACCATGGCTGGCGTTTTGATGTAAGAAATGGCGAGTGTTATACCAAGGCCGGCTGTTCGCTCGAGCGATTTGACGTCGCTATCGAGGACGGCTGGATCAGGATAACGATCTGA